Proteins co-encoded in one Halorussus lipolyticus genomic window:
- a CDS encoding CARDB domain-containing protein: MRTTVAFVAAVVTAAFVATSGGPAFAATAGSSALAQDEGTVVGRPNIELSATENRLGAGEQAVLDVFVSNSGDLDRGGPAQYEQRVTTARNVRLEIDETRMDDRLARNIEVETGTVFAGTVPEGVSGPFGFNVEISDSIAPGTYEIPVRVEYDYTNFVRYGPNAAPEYGDSTRTTTAYLTIVVEDRPRFEIRTQNLTRVTAGDTTTYRLNVTNTGTQPATNAQVRLSAANSSVFFGGANDRRQRTSVFFDRLEPGQTRTFEITVGASADTAPGTYLADAVVAYENPNGVTGQSKRLTFGVAVGTEQTFAVRQVDSSLRVGDTGLVTGRVVNTGETEISNAVVLLQTNGSNFRPRATEFAIGDLAPGESTNFSFTVETGNDTEPGPRRVSFRVRYRNPSGDTRTSDAIDARVAVAREQTFGLRATAAGLSVGERGTISGTVVNTGTRNASDAVVVLRTEGTNFEPKTTEFAVGDLAPGESAQFDFEASVPNESDPGVRQVSFRIRYRNADDEIRFSDSLDASVRVGGERTFAARSVVSDLQVGDSGTVSGTITNTGETSVSNAVVVFGTDATNLRPRSAEFALGTLEPGEEVPFEYTVDVPNSSDAGPRQVSFRVRYRNRDGDPRVSSPLDARVQVGEEQAFSVGNVRGDLRVGDTGDLAGEVVNAGNRTVSNAVVVLRTNNPNLDPRETEFAVGQLQPGESASFEFTVDVNGEAEAGPRQVSFRVRYRNQNDDLRISDTVDARVTIAEERDEFRVEPVNATVSSGGSEVVAFRVTNTANQTLRDVEAKLFASDPLSSDNDEAFVSRLEPNESAILRFAVASAGGAIPKTYPVSVDFTYENQRGDTVLSDTYRVPVEVTERERRGLPLPADLPLTGLVVGGAALVALVLAWWKREAIAGLLP; the protein is encoded by the coding sequence ATGAGAACCACAGTCGCGTTCGTCGCCGCGGTCGTGACGGCCGCGTTCGTTGCGACGAGCGGAGGTCCCGCGTTCGCCGCGACCGCCGGTAGTTCCGCACTCGCGCAAGACGAGGGCACGGTCGTCGGTCGTCCCAATATCGAACTCTCGGCGACCGAGAACCGTCTCGGGGCGGGCGAGCAGGCCGTCCTCGACGTGTTCGTCTCCAACAGCGGCGACTTGGACCGCGGCGGCCCCGCCCAGTACGAACAGCGCGTGACGACTGCCCGGAACGTGAGACTCGAAATCGACGAGACCCGGATGGACGACCGACTGGCCCGGAATATCGAGGTCGAGACCGGGACGGTGTTCGCCGGAACCGTTCCCGAGGGCGTCTCCGGGCCGTTCGGGTTCAACGTCGAGATTTCGGACTCCATCGCGCCGGGCACCTACGAGATTCCGGTTCGGGTCGAGTACGACTACACCAACTTCGTGCGCTACGGGCCGAACGCCGCGCCGGAGTACGGCGACTCCACCAGAACCACCACCGCGTACCTCACTATCGTCGTAGAGGACCGTCCCAGATTCGAGATTCGGACCCAGAACCTCACGCGCGTCACCGCCGGTGACACCACTACCTATCGGCTCAACGTCACCAACACCGGCACCCAACCCGCCACGAACGCACAGGTCCGACTCTCGGCGGCGAACTCGTCGGTTTTCTTCGGGGGCGCGAACGACCGCCGACAGCGCACCAGCGTCTTCTTCGACCGCCTCGAACCCGGCCAGACCCGGACGTTCGAGATTACAGTGGGCGCGAGCGCCGACACCGCGCCCGGCACCTACCTCGCCGACGCCGTGGTGGCCTACGAGAACCCCAACGGCGTCACCGGGCAGTCCAAGCGCCTCACTTTCGGCGTGGCGGTCGGCACCGAACAGACCTTCGCGGTCCGACAGGTCGATAGCTCGCTCCGGGTCGGCGACACCGGCCTCGTCACCGGGCGCGTGGTCAACACCGGCGAGACCGAAATCTCGAACGCCGTGGTTCTCCTCCAAACGAACGGTTCGAACTTCCGACCGAGAGCGACCGAGTTCGCAATCGGGGACCTCGCACCGGGCGAATCGACCAACTTCAGTTTCACCGTCGAGACCGGAAACGACACCGAACCCGGCCCTCGCAGAGTCAGTTTCCGGGTGCGCTACCGCAACCCCTCGGGCGACACCCGGACTAGCGACGCCATCGACGCCCGCGTCGCCGTCGCCCGCGAACAGACCTTCGGCCTGCGAGCGACCGCCGCCGGCCTCTCGGTCGGCGAGCGCGGCACCATCTCGGGCACGGTCGTCAACACCGGGACCCGAAACGCCTCGGACGCCGTGGTGGTCCTCCGGACCGAAGGTACCAACTTCGAACCCAAGACCACCGAGTTCGCGGTCGGTGACCTCGCGCCCGGCGAGTCTGCCCAGTTCGACTTCGAGGCCTCGGTCCCGAACGAGTCCGACCCCGGCGTCCGACAGGTATCGTTCAGGATACGCTACCGGAACGCCGACGACGAAATCCGATTCAGCGATTCCCTCGACGCCAGCGTCCGGGTCGGCGGCGAGCGCACCTTCGCGGCCCGGAGCGTCGTCAGCGACCTCCAAGTCGGCGACAGCGGTACCGTCTCGGGCACGATTACCAACACGGGCGAGACCAGCGTCTCGAACGCCGTCGTGGTCTTCGGCACGGACGCGACCAACCTCCGACCCAGAAGCGCCGAGTTCGCACTCGGGACCCTCGAACCCGGCGAGGAGGTCCCCTTCGAGTACACCGTAGACGTGCCCAACTCCTCGGACGCCGGTCCTCGGCAAGTCTCGTTCCGGGTGCGCTACCGCAACCGGGACGGCGACCCTCGCGTCAGTTCTCCGCTCGACGCTCGCGTCCAAGTCGGCGAGGAGCAAGCCTTCTCGGTCGGAAACGTCCGGGGTGACCTCCGGGTCGGCGATACCGGGGACCTCGCGGGCGAAGTCGTCAACGCCGGGAACCGCACGGTGTCGAACGCCGTGGTGGTCCTGCGGACCAACAACCCGAACCTCGACCCTCGCGAAACCGAGTTCGCGGTCGGACAACTCCAACCCGGCGAGTCGGCCTCCTTCGAGTTCACCGTGGACGTGAACGGCGAGGCCGAGGCCGGACCCAGACAGGTCTCGTTCAGAGTGCGCTACCGCAATCAGAACGACGACCTGCGAATCAGCGACACCGTGGATGCCCGCGTCACCATCGCCGAGGAGAGAGACGAGTTCCGGGTCGAACCGGTCAACGCCACCGTCTCCTCTGGCGGGTCCGAAGTCGTCGCCTTCCGAGTCACCAACACCGCCAACCAGACGCTCAGAGACGTGGAGGCCAAACTGTTCGCCAGCGACCCCTTGTCGAGCGACAATGACGAGGCGTTCGTCTCGCGTCTCGAACCCAACGAGTCCGCAATCCTGCGGTTCGCCGTGGCGTCTGCCGGCGGCGCGATTCCGAAGACCTACCCGGTCTCGGTCGATTTCACCTACGAGAACCAACGCGGCGATACGGTGCTGTCGGACACCTATCGCGTGCCGGTCGAAGTAACCGAGCGAGAGCGCCGAGGACTCCCGCTCCCCGCCGACCTGCCACTCACCGGACTGGTAGTCGGCGGCGCGGCGCTCGTCGCGCTGGTCCTCGCGTGGTGGAAGCGAGAGGCCATCGCAGGGCTGTTGCCCTGA